cacaactccaaatttttgtccttgtaaatgtcaacattttcatgtcattttactgtatttacactaaagcaaactatcatttcacaaaaacacaaataacctcaacaaatatgaatattttaaaatgtctgaagtgtaattttaacaatattctgccttttattaaatcttttgtgtatttattgatccactgtgatctgtaagttgtaatttacacgtttaaatgataaactgagacataatattgttaaaattgcacctagttttcttaagaaatttcactttgtttatgttattcacattgttttaaaggatagttggtagatgtaaacattttcatcgcataattttacttttttggctctaaaacatagaggaaagtttggagatgacattatttatttatgattattttattatttcactggtccggcccacttcagatcaaatttggcttaatgtgacccctgaactaaaatgagtttgacatcccagttttagagacaatttgacagattagtgttgctaaatgactcacatttttacgtttaaattcatttttgctttagctggaccataagggattatccaagacaaggagctactttatattgaaataaatgttggagtggtaatcagttaaagttcactctctgacgggacattactgtgttttgacccttaataGGAAAAAGCAGAAGCTTTTACTTTACAGAGTCAATGGAGGATATAAAGAGGAAAAatagataaatgtggaaatagaaagagcatattaatttattttttacatgtatttctataattatttatgcattttaaaacaatagTATGTATTTTTCACTTATAAATTCTGTACATTCTAATTACATTCATTCTATACAATACCGTTTCTTTATCATTTATCAAGATTcttgatttatttattgtaattatTGCAGTTTAGCTCTTAAAGCAACAGGAAAAGCAAAGAAATGGCATTAAATGAAagtaaatacaatgaaaaaacatggtaaaaatgaaataaaaagtgtAAATACGGAAATATATGAACAAGTAAATgtgaaaacaagccaaaaaaaaaactatcttgTTTTGTTATATTTCCACATGtactttcttattttttttacagatgaatTCTTTTTTATGGCACTGCTGTGATGCCATTTATTCCGTGCTCTTACAGAACCAGAGTGGATGTTTGTTAAAATGGATATTCGATGGTATTTGTCGGCTGTACGTTGACATTAGTTCAGAATGCTGTACATTAACCACCTGTAACCCAGTGTTGTCGACGTTGCATCAAGTGACACAAAAGGAGCATTTGTGTGTATTTAATTTGGTTTGTGAATGTTAACTACTTGTatttttcacttaaaagagcATTTGTGATGTACTGTATCACAGTATTTTTGGATCTTAGCTGTCACAGTGCCATAGATGTCGAGCTGAAAATCACTTTATGAATGTTTACCACAGAACAAGTCGGAGGTTTTTATATCGTGGTCACATCTGAATGCTGTACAGACCTTTATTTTTCATGATCCCCGCTCCCAGATATCGCTGATATGAAGTAACTGTGACTTTTAAAAACAGACGTGACCTGTACATCATATCATTTCCAAGACACTGATCATGGTTGTGGTCGATGCTGCTGTTTGAAAATGTACAAATGTTTACGTATTGAAGAAACCAGCATGACTTTGCACAATTAAACTACATACCACTTCACTATGACTGGTCCAGTCCTTTCAGGAGGAAACAAACTATTGTCACCCTCAGTCAATATGTGAATCAGTTACTCATTAATCAATATGTGGATTAGTTAAACATTAAATCTGGGTGTTATATGAACatttatcaaaaacaaataagGCGTTGGTGTTGCTTCCAGCTCATACTTCAGTAGCTTACATATTCTAAACTTTGgttttggggtaaaaaaaaaaccctctacagATCAGTCATATTCAGTTGTAATGATTAGTGTTCCTTATTTTATTCTTGGGTGTGTATTTTAGGATTAattcaccagtttttttttttgttttttttttttatagaaatcCAGCAGTTTCTATAGTTCAatcttaaccctttgatgcatgaattatgagagccttagtcaagattttttttttcctgagtgtttttattcctcattaggcatgaaaaaacaatgagattgaattttttttaaaaattacctatttttcatggagttacaaaaatgtccactcatttggacaccatgtgtttaatttttgaagtgaagaaacgtgtatttaaaatgcagtatcagaaagtgatatactgtgtgaaaactatgaaacaaaagcattttttgatgcagctaatctgatgttttctcacattttatcacactccaatactagttcttactcacttcatggagataatataaaaaaaacatttttgtttaagaaaactgttaattacagtctaataacaattagcaattgatttacactcaatcgtgttactgcagatcaggtttatctagaacataaagttacagtaatggaatgaatgtcagtgtatgggatggtgaataagcatccactgtgttggctgatatgaaactaaaacaacaaaacccatgaatatacaagagaacagctgtggaatagctgcccactgttatgaccagtatgcatgaaagggttaaaaacaagtcacacaaaatagaacaaaaataaaCTTGTTTCAAACGTTAAAAACATTGATAGCTATGTGGTATTTTCCCATTTTATATCAAAAATAagtgaattattgaagaaaataacaaatagTTGGagggaaaaagggaaaaaaagatggAGTACACGAACAGTTTCAATATATTTTATCAACACTGATATCTTATTTGCAATCAACCTGAATTTTTCACAAGTTCTTACTGAAAAACAGATTGACATGACAAAGTGTATTGACTGATACTAATCTTGTGTAAACCTCTTATCTAATGAAAACTTAAAACATTCAGGTTGACTGCCAATCACATGTTGCTTCTGTGCTTTACTCTGATGAATGCAGAATAAAAATGTTAGTCAGGTACTACCATTACAATATAGTGAAACTGTCAAAACGCTTTGGCTTTGTTTTCTTTACTTTCTGCTTGAAGTCTGTGGTCCAAACTAAGAACCTGgacccgtattcctaaagattcttagtgcaaagagttgctcctactggaaaattctaagaaaattcttagaatcatggttttcttagaatttccccttaAAATGAAGAATATTCTTCATAAGATTATattctatgattaagtttatcgatttgagggtccatcccttgcccattatcaccaaaagtatattttttctctagcttttaggatcaaccaatcacagcttttgaaatgatgactcatacctagcaacggggtcgaccacacctcctcactaagatgggaatttctgtccattccttgctcagagttctctgagtgttctggaatcactcctaagctaagacTCCTTGCTAAGAATTTTTAGGTTACAttaggagctctgtgagaggattctcagcatctttaggaatacgggccctgaTGTGTGCTTTTGTCCACTGAAGGGTGTGCAGAGATCCTTATTCTAGCTGATAgttgattaaatattttaaaagctGGATTATGAGTTcctacaataacaaaaaaaagataatctTAAATGTATACCCCAACAGTTTCTCAGGTGTAGTTTGAAAACTCAAGGGTTCAATTATATCAGAAGTATTGACACACATTGAATCCATGTGTTTCATCACTAACATGGGCAACAAAATGGCTACTTTAATATAATTTTGTATTGATATCACTGACACAAGTTTTTATCAATTATTTTATCTTTAAGGTTAATTTTCTTTACATTGTTATCCATACTTAGAAAATGCATCAGCttacttttacttcattttgctCATCGTTCAaacttattttttatacaaaaatctcagtttttatgCTCTGCCTGTGGATTTGTAACGTatttcatgttctgaccataattGTTTTAAATCTCATGTAACCATCCAGAAAAAGCAGCCATTTCAgttctaactagaagcactcggagagcgcagacctccgccaaggctgatcagtgccccccccccccccgtgggcccccccactcccgatcaccaccaaaatttaatcatttcttccttatcccatttccaacaaaccctgaaaatttcatccaaatctgtccataactttttgagttatgttgcacactaacggacagacaaacagacaaaccctggcaaaaacataacctccttggcggaggtaattattgctaactgacatgaacatttttattcaGGGTTTGTACACTTTTTTCCAAGGTCAAATTAAAGCACTTTAAGTACTTTCAAGGGTGATTTaagtttttccagcacagcatcttattgctggagtaaaatacatatctacaggaatacattcactcatgctttttttttttttttcattttttaatcacaacgatgtacattgtattatgctataaccATCAAAAATTGTTTCCTAATAGAAAAAACttagaaattaaagaacacaaagttttatccaaaaaaaaaagggaaatcatttggcgttcttcagacacactcccaccaagccaaagattaagacagtggttcccaaccttttttgtctcatgaccccattttaacatcacaaatttctggcgaccccagacattcaaaacagactcttttttttcactaaaattaatttgttttcgatcatgtaagtttgctataatatgttgcaaataaacgttaattttacatgacatttaggttatatgatgtaaatttttattagtaggttttaatttttaattttttttttatcaattactagaaatctcaggctatcccatttgaattccaggtgatcctacatgggtcctgaccctaaggttgaaaaactgcATTAACTGTttccaatcccctttttaagttgtgtggtacagtGTGTTCTTTCTCCACatgataaaatcttgcaccacaaacatctgaaaccagtgttcaaggggttaaactgaaatgacgaggaaagagggtcttatttagaggctcacctggggtggatatccaccagcagcaccaaagtttacATTAGAATAACgtcgatccttttacagtgaaaccttgccactttagtacgttgtttttttgtcttttttttaatcaattactagaaatttcaggcgaccccatgtgggatcctgaccccaaggctgaaaaacactggattaagataagaatgtacctggagtcgacctgagagcactcACTAGTTTTCTTTTGACTGTTTAATTTATTATCACCTCTCTGCAAGTTGCTTTGGCTTAACATCTAACTTgagttaataataaaaataaataaatcacatcagacTTATAATTGCAGGTACTTTCAAGCCCTTAAaattaaaattcaagcacttttcagaccttgaaaacacaatacTGAAATTCAAGCACCCATATGAACCCTGTTTATTATATTTCCAATAAATAGAAATGTAAGCTCCTTAAAGCTGTAGGTGTACTGTGCCTGATATTTTGGTCCATGTAATTAATGTACTTCCAGCTcatttaacaaactgaaaacagacaaaaggtTGAGTTTGAAATAAAATTTATTTGTCTGTGATGTGTTGTGCGTTTGCAGCTCTGTGCTGCATTGAGCCGAGGGCCTAACCGTCCCCTGCTTCTTGTTCTTGTGCTCGTAAAAAGCTGGCCTTTTTCTGGGCGACGCGGTCCTTCCTCTGTGCCAGAGTTAACTTGGCGCGATTCCACCTGCCGGAAAAGAGACAACAGCAACTCGATTAAGATTCAGCACAGCGAGACGGGGAGAGGTTTGTCTGTTCAACCACTGGGATCTTCCCAGTCAAACTATTCAATACTTTGACAGTGACTAGGCTTTAAATAAGAACAGTTATTCTGTTTTGGACACAAGTCCGAAATGAGGTCGTTATAAAAGATACGTTGGTAAAACTGGATCTAACTGGCTAAAACGGATGAAAATGCATCCTGGACTTGGTCTGAAATGTCACCGCAAAATTACACCACATTACAAATACAAATTacatgacatatatatatatgagcaaaaaaaaatgtggacaGTGTTAAAACTACCAATAACTTTAACCAGACATGTTTGTGCTTGGTCCCCAGTTGGCTTTTTCAGCAAGTTTtgtgtgtgatatttgtttttttatacatttatggttttttttttttgtgaggacTTCTGAAGTCTTCAGcaaagtttgagaaacactgtactTGTCTAATACCATGTGAAAATGAGTACTGTTTTTAGTTAAACACATTTGTTAGTGACATTTTTGCTTAGATTTTATTTGTAATAATTAATATCTTAACTTACTTATTTTAGAGTCTTTTTACTTTTCAACAGACTGTCCCCTCTTCTGGCGAAGAGATGGAGCAGACGTGTTGTATGACTGCTCCCGTGAACGTTTAACTTTTTAGACCATTCAGCCCTCCAACTATCACGGCAAAATGAATCCCcttctttcttttattcttttttcttttgttacgCCTAAACAAACCCTGTTGTTGCTGAAATGGCTTCAAAAGGCGGAAAGTCAGGTAAAAAAGAAGACACTAATGCTAACTTAACCCTGGAGGCTATTACTACACTGCTCGAGGAGCATCGTGCGGCGTTAGCCAATGACTTCAAATCATCATTCAGTCAGCTCGACTCGAAACTTGACCAAACGCGACTTGCAGTGGAGGACCATGACCAACGTGTCTTGTCCCTTAAACTCGCTGCAAAAGATCTTAGTCAACGAGTTATAGACCTTGAGGGCATCTGCTTGACTCTACGTGAAGATAATGCCCGGCCAAAGGCTAAATTTTCAACAGACTTAAACCAAACAGGAAGCACATAAAATTGGGCTTTTTTTTGTCCAACAGTCATGAAATACATATAGTTTAATTCCAGATAAAACATTCAATACTGTCTTGAGTTGTGGTTTGATATTTTCAGGCTTAAAATTCACTTAGACTTTAAGCATCTGTTGAAATCCTGCAACAAACGACAACATTTGGAACTTAAGAACCCACCTCTTCTTCTGGACGTCTTTTTTCGGTTTCTTCTCGTGTACGGGGTTCGCTCTGATGGCTGTGTGTGCTTTTTTGTACATTTCTTCCACCTGAAAAGAACGAAAGGGACACTTTACTGTATGTGCATCGACCACAGGCATTTTATTTCACTTATTCACCGTGCTTCTCTCAGCCCCGTCTTGAAAAGGACAATAAACATCAGCCGATGCAAATGAAGGACCAACTACATTTTGCTCAGCATTCTTTGTATCATCATCAAGAAGCAGTGGGTCAGTTCATGCAAAGTGACATAACAGTGGACAGTTTCTAATTTACATCAAACATTACTGGTTACCTCAACTTTTActaattttgttttaattcttaTTGTCAATTCCTAAACTTTAGTAACGCTTTAGCTTGAACAATCTATTTGCAGTTGCAGAACTCAGCTCCAATAGTGGCTGATGGCTATTATGAGGCTTCTCAATAGGAATTACTCACATTAAAGAGGAAACAAAAATTGTTCTGTTTCAAAAAAATAAGTGATCATAAAGGTTAGACCATTATtttaacatcagattaactgATTCATTCAATACAGCCTTTGAATAAATGTAGGTTTTATTTCAGGCtcataaaaaacaatgtaaacGCCAACCAAAGAGAAGCTAATCATcgccacaaaaataaataaaaccaacaaaaaaaaaggtttaaaaagtgTATTTTCTAACAGTGGCTTAATTGTGATCCCTGATATAGCCTGTTGTATCTACCTTAGCATAAACAAAAATCCTCATTCAATTTATTTTCTGtggttttaattaaatttgaggTTAAAATAAAAGCCAGGTGTTGGTTCAAATTGTctttatgatgatgatgagcgTTCATCTTACTGTGTCTGGTGTGACTCCGTTCTTAATGAATCGTGAAAACTGTTTCTTGTAgctctcctcgtcctcctccatcAGGTACGACATGTAGTCTGCCACATTCATGCCCATGATGTGTTTCCGATGCACCTCGGCGTTGAACTCTTTACTCTCAGCGTCGTAACCGGGGAAGCGTTTCAGACTGGAAACGGGAAGAGCAGACATCACACAGGGTTTAATTACACTTATGGGGAACAAGTAATGTGCACTTTGGTTCTCCTATTGCTTCTCTCAGCCCCGTCTTGAAAAGGACAGTAAACATCAGCCAATGCAAATGAAGGACCAACTACATTTTGCTCAGCGTGCTTTGTATCATCATCGAGAAGCAGAGAACCAGGAAGCACACAGTAAAATAGTGTtgattcaagatttctttaacTTTACAACACTTATGCAAACTTTAAAAGCTTCATCTAGACCTGTTACAATCATTAGATAATCACCTCAGTATCATCATCACAATTATTTTACAAAGTCATCCTACCTTTTTCCATTCCTCTgtacaaaaaacataaatgccATAGTTTATCACTGTATCTACACAGTATTTTAAGCTTTAATGACATCACTGAGGTGCTTCACTTCTCTATGTACCCATCATTCatggactgaatttactctctgatgcattttttttctcacatatttatattttaatttattacaattagtCCTTTCTTCTTTGAGTCTGTAAGCCAGGCATGCCCAAAGTCTGGCCCGAGGGCCAATCACAGCCcgtggtcagattttatacggcccacagcttgggttttatattatattatttatggcccgcttggactgttgaaccgagtacatgaattataaaaggttcaaaatgcagtttctcctttcacctcatggtggcagcaccactctaactctatctggctctgtgactttgccgtgaacctttttcgctaatttctaaccgtggcgcctgtaaataaaaaaacgaaagttgacagtgagggccgccgcttccaggaaaGATgggaattacagttttttttcactgaaaattgaggcaattatgtttgcctaatttgtcaagagactgttgccttgtttaaggaattcaatgtaaagagacaccagcagataaaacatgctaacgcatacgacaagctagcagggagtgagcgctccgaaaaagtgaagcaaattcaagctactttaaactcacaacagtgactcttgatgtgaacctgggagttcaatgaattcaccaccaaggcaggctaccacgttgccaggttagttgcctataactgctggtgttatatacttgtagatgtgacacaaaatattactttctgaatgattttgtgaaagacaagagtaagagtcatatgttttcatcttaaacgttaacagactttgcattactgagtaatatatgagtaatgattactcatataagtcatgtttaaaatgaatgtggggttaagatttttatcagcttggaagtttaagatactccacacagtttgttctgttatccgactccagatgtgaaaggaaggcagaattttttttttttttttttttaatttgttcacacctgagtggcttagatttggttacattgccatttaaaaaaatgatattgtgacaatgaaaataaaatggttgtggaacagcgcatttatatgtaatttataCTGTTTAAAAattgtctgaagggaccactggcccctggcaatctccacatcatcagatctggccctcttgaaaaaaagtttggacacccctgctgtaagccTTTGCactatgttaatttatttgtttgaatgatttttccttttgacatcttgatgtttgttcaaaatttctcagtattttacatacacaaatattttcaataaagttgggggaaaaaaatgtaccCACCATTCACCAGTAATTTCTTAGTACATGTGTTAGTTtctaaaatgtatgtaatttaggAAAAAAGTCTCAAGGAGAAAAAGTGCAATTCTTAATTATTCCTAAAAATGCCAAAACATGGTTCAtggtagagctgcaaccgattaatcaactcaaagtgatccaaaaaaatgattcaaccacaattcttctgaatcaaagctttgtttccttcatttctccgctgttaaacattggttccactgttgtgtttcacacggacacttattgtgacgcacaaagaagcttcaattcaggaaaactgcaatagaatatctcccttcaattaattcgagttgattaatcgaatcgggactttttgcagtgacttcaagcacctagtcgattaatcggttgcagctctagttcatGGTGTATAAAACTATATACTACACTTAATGAGTAAAAGTAACAGAAACTTGCTATTATCTGTATGGCAACCATCTATCATCACTATCTGCAACTTACAGAATTCTTCTTTTGATCAAATAAATCCTGCAAAGCTCTGTTTAATATATTGAAAAACAAAACCTGTGGACCATTCCTTCCCAACTTACCTGTGAGGAATGGCCAGGCCTCCATCGACTGCCCCCTTCAGCGCTCCAAACACCTTGTTCCCTGTAGTGGTTCTGGCCAGACCTGCATCCAGGTAACAGGTGAAGGCACTAGGCTGACCGTCAACACTTTCCACATTGAACTCATCTCCCGTCACCTCCACCTGGCCCTCGTACACCTGGTCCATGCCAAACTTGTGCAGCAGCTGTGAAGAGGAACAAACAACATTCATTCAAGAGGTGAGAGATTACTTAGATTTTTCTCAAGTATAgacaaaagtgtattttacagaCCTTTAATCTGTAACCAGTGTttttcactataagaaaaaataaaaatacaaatgccTTAGTCTAAAAATTGGTATGAAGTTCAGAGTTTCAATACAATATCAATGACCCAAATATAAATAAGCATGATCCTAACTTACCATTCTATTATCATGTTGTAATCAGGCCTATTATATTAAATGTATGATCTCTGTGTGTATATTTCAGCAGAGCAACTTTTATGTTTCTGTGGTCTTTCTGAAAATGTTCACTCCATCAGTCACATCAGTGATTTAACAGAAGGTCAACGTTTGTGACAGTCCATTAACCTACTGTGAACATTAGTGACAAACAGCCATTATTTGCCAATGATTATTTCACAAGGCCCAGAAATAAGAAAAGAATGCAGGGTACTTAACTTATaattaaaccattttttttgtaattatctgtGGTCATCAGGTGGATCTGAATCAGAAAACAAGGCCAGAACATGAAGACACACACCCTCCTCGCAGGTCAAATGAAAATTTTAAGCAGAAAGTATAGCAGTTGAGAAACATCCGACTGATTCTGATAAACCTAAGtgtgtcagtcatgtatttaaactGTGTGAAAATACCTGTGTTTAGCTAAAGTCTGCATCATGGGGTAGATTTACTACAGCCTGGATGCAGAGACCAAAGCTGTGGACAGAATTGTTgtgcaataacaacaaaaactatcAAGCATTGTAATTATAACCCTGTTTATCAGTCACAAAGCTTAGTTTTATAAAGATCTTTGTCTGTATTGTTGCATTTCTGTCACCACATTAATTGTAT
The DNA window shown above is from Sphaeramia orbicularis chromosome 17, fSphaOr1.1, whole genome shotgun sequence and carries:
- the rpl5a gene encoding 60S ribosomal protein L5a, with amino-acid sequence MGFVKVVKNKAYFKRYEVKFRRRREGKTDFFARKRLVVQDKNKYNTPKYRMIVRFSNRDICCQIAYAKIEGDQIVCAAYSHELPKYGITVGLTNYAAAYCTGLLLARRLLHKFGMDQVYEGQVEVTGDEFNVESVDGQPSAFTCYLDAGLARTTTGNKVFGALKGAVDGGLAIPHSLKRFPGYDAESKEFNAEVHRKHIMGMNVADYMSYLMEEDEESYKKQFSRFIKNGVTPDTVEEMYKKAHTAIRANPVHEKKPKKDVQKKRWNRAKLTLAQRKDRVAQKKASFLRAQEQEAGDG